The bacterium DNA window CATTGGAAGGGATTCGATACTCAAATAAACTGATTATATCGTCCAAAACTTTCTTTATATCTGTTTCGGTTGGAGTTGGTTTCCCTTCTAATAATAAACCTCTTAGATTATTTAATAATACATTACAATACTTAGCGCTTCTTGATAATCGTTTATACTTCTTTATATTAGAATCATCTTCAACTTTTTTATCTAATAACCCCTCAGAGGTTGAATTGATAATACCAATCTCAGTAGTAAGAGAATGGGTTATCCCTGCAATTATATCACCAAACTCTGAAAGTGTCATTGACTCCGGATGGTCTTTTATTCTTTGCTGGGATGTCTGTTTTAATCTATCATATTGTTTAGTAAGAAAATCAACTTTTCTCTTTAATCCGATATTTTCTGCTTTTAAACTATCTCTTTTCTTTAAGTTGATATGTTGCACACACTCTTCAATACTCTTAACTAATTCTTCAATACTAAATGGCTTTCTAAAAAAAGCAAAGGCACCTTTTCTCATGCAAGATTGAAAAATTTCATCAGATACACATACCGTTGAAATTATTACTTCAATATGTGGATATTTTGATTTTATCTCATCCAATAACTCTCTTCCAGCTTCCCTCACGAAATCTTCATCTTTTCTTATTGGCATAATAATATCAGTTATAACAATATCAACTTCCTCTTTTTCTAATATTTTAAGGGCATCAGTCGGATTTGTAGCAGTAAAAACTTTATACCCCTCCTCTTCCAACTCATGGGTTAATATTGTTAACCAAATAATATTATCATCCACTACTAATATCTTCTCGTTAATTTTAAATCACCTCTTGTGTCAGATTCTTCTTATGTTCCTCATGCTAATCTATATCAACCTTTTCAAATCGCCATTAGATTGCAATCTTTGAGGTGGATATTCTCTTCCCGCCCATTAAATTAATCGAGATTTCGCCTAACTTGTTTATAAACGAACTTGTTCCTCTATACTCCCAATTTGGCATGATAGACGAAGTGTTTCCACCTGTGCGGTTAAATGTAAAATGAAAATGTATAACTGAAAGGTAATGAGTCTTGCGAAGTACTAAAATTTCCCATTTTTCATTTCCTATTTTACATTTTACATTTATTTTTCCTTTGCGTCTCTGCGATGAATTAGTCTAATCGCACAGGTGGAATTATTTCTATTTCTCTTTCTTAGTTAATAATAACATAAAAACCCCAATACAAATACTTGCATCGGCTAAATTAAATGCTGGCCAGCGATAATCTTTATATCCAATATCTATGAAGTCAATTACACCGCCGACTGAGAGCCTATCCCATAAATTCCCCATAGCACCACCTAAAACCAATCCAAAGGCACCTGCTGTCCAATAATTTATAGATTTAAGCCTGAATAGTAAGAATACAATTATCCCGATAATCAGCGTGGTTGTAACGACCAACAATTGTCCATAATCAGCCAGAAAACCAAAGGCTATGCCTTCATTTTGTATATAAGATAAAGAGAATATATCCTGCCAGATAGGGATAGTTTCTCCTTCAGACATAGTTTGTTGAACAATGAATTTAGTTATCCTATCTAATATTAAAACAATAGTGGCAATTAGAATAGTGGCACAGTTCTTTTTCAATCTTTTTAATATTTTACCTCCATTACAGAAGACAGAGGTCAGATTTCTGACCCCTGTCTTTTAATCTTCTTTCTTCTCTCCCCTCTTTTTACAATCAATACACAATCGGGCATAGGGCATAGCCTGGAGGCGTTCTTCGTTAATTGGGCGATGGCAAGATTCACATATTCCATATTCGCCTTTTTCTACCCGGTAAAGTGCCTCATTAATTTCATATAAGATGTTGTTCAGATTATTGGCTAATCCGGCATCTTTATCGCGTTCATAGCTATCAGCGGCAACATCTGCCATATGAATTGAGTAAGCAGATAA harbors:
- the lspA gene encoding signal peptidase II, with the protein product MKKNCATILIATIVLILDRITKFIVQQTMSEGETIPIWQDIFSLSYIQNEGIAFGFLADYGQLLVVTTTLIIGIIVFLLFRLKSINYWTAGAFGLVLGGAMGNLWDRLSVGGVIDFIDIGYKDYRWPAFNLADASICIGVFMLLLTKKEK
- a CDS encoding TraR/DksA C4-type zinc finger protein, which produces MEKEKLEQYKTKLFELREIHQKEKEFVEEGYLRNSQRDASGDLSAYSIHMADVAADSYERDKDAGLANNLNNILYEINEALYRVEKGEYGICESCHRPINEERLQAMPYARLCIDCKKRGEKKED
- a CDS encoding ATP-binding protein, whose translation is MDDNIIWLTILTHELEEEGYKVFTATNPTDALKILEKEEVDIVITDIIMPIRKDEDFVREAGRELLDEIKSKYPHIEVIISTVCVSDEIFQSCMRKGAFAFFRKPFSIEELVKSIEECVQHINLKKRDSLKAENIGLKRKVDFLTKQYDRLKQTSQQRIKDHPESMTLSEFGDIIAGITHSLTTEIGIINSTSEGLLDKKVEDDSNIKKYKRLSRSAKYCNVLLNNLRGLLLEGKPTPTETDIKKVLDDIISLFEYRIPSNVKLTIDIGPELPKLIIDKNQIEQVLVNVINNGIEAMPEGGELLIKAEKKGTNLNIEISDTGVGIPKGNLDNVFELYFSTKKRGAGLGLYLTKRIVERHNGSISVKTQEGKGTTMIISFPIAEEK